A single genomic interval of Acidimicrobiia bacterium harbors:
- the gcvT gene encoding glycine cleavage system aminomethyltransferase GcvT: MASPQSPDRFVSVDPRTSPLDAAHRALGAKMVPFGGWDMPLSYGEGTLAEHRACRADAVAFDVSHLGTVRVEGRDAFARLQAAFTNDLTKITPGRAQYTHLLNEADASVLDDIIVWWTAEDIFDVMPNASNTHDVVGAIGGDDVTASRAIIAVQGPGARSRLATIAPDAAAIGRFRVGTAPVAGVTCVVAGTGYTGEDGVELAVPAAEAHIVWDGLLAAGVVPAGLGARDTLRLEAALPLHGHELGSGITTLQAGLGWVVAWDKEGGFCGRDALLAERERGVARHLRGLAVEGRRPPRADQSVLVDEASVGVVTSGNFSPMLGHGIALAFLPPDLAVGTEVVIDGRGAQMPARVVATPFIPRP, translated from the coding sequence ATGGCGTCACCTCAATCGCCCGATAGGTTCGTATCGGTGGATCCGCGAACCTCTCCCCTCGATGCCGCGCATCGAGCTCTGGGGGCCAAGATGGTGCCCTTCGGCGGGTGGGACATGCCCTTGTCCTATGGCGAGGGCACCCTCGCAGAACACCGGGCCTGTCGCGCCGACGCGGTGGCCTTCGACGTGAGTCATCTCGGCACGGTGCGAGTCGAGGGCCGAGATGCCTTCGCCCGCCTCCAGGCGGCGTTTACCAACGACCTCACAAAGATCACCCCCGGCCGCGCCCAATACACCCATCTCCTCAACGAGGCCGATGCCTCAGTCCTCGACGACATCATCGTGTGGTGGACGGCCGAAGACATCTTCGACGTGATGCCCAATGCGTCCAACACCCATGACGTCGTGGGCGCGATCGGCGGCGACGACGTGACCGCGTCTCGCGCCATCATCGCCGTGCAGGGCCCGGGGGCCCGGTCCCGCCTGGCCACCATTGCCCCCGACGCGGCGGCCATCGGCCGCTTTCGCGTGGGGACGGCCCCGGTGGCGGGGGTCACCTGCGTCGTGGCCGGCACCGGCTACACCGGGGAAGACGGCGTCGAGTTGGCCGTGCCGGCGGCGGAAGCGCACATCGTCTGGGATGGCTTGCTGGCCGCCGGCGTCGTGCCGGCCGGGTTGGGCGCACGGGACACGCTGCGGCTCGAGGCGGCTCTTCCCCTCCACGGTCACGAACTCGGCTCCGGCATCACCACCCTGCAGGCCGGCCTGGGTTGGGTGGTGGCCTGGGATAAAGAGGGTGGCTTCTGCGGACGCGACGCCCTGCTGGCCGAGCGAGAGCGCGGCGTCGCCCGGCACCTCAGAGGACTAGCGGTGGAGGGCCGGCGGCCACCGAGAGCTGATCAGTCCGTGCTGGTGGACGAGGCATCGGTGGGGGTGGTGACCAGCGGCAACTTCTCCCCGATGCTTGGGCACGGGATCGCCCTGGCCTTCCTTCCGCCGGATCTGGCGGTCGGTACCGAGGTCGTCATCGACGGGCGCGGGGCCCAGATGCCCGCCCGGGTGGTAGCAACGCCCTTCATCCCTCGGCCCTAG
- a CDS encoding MerR family transcriptional regulator, with amino-acid sequence MSTEGFSGRETADIVGITYRQLDYWARTDLIRPSLADAKGSGSRRRYSYKDLIELRMIKTLIDAGQRLDRVRSAFQYLRDLGDDLSAAQLVIAGDSVVLVRPGENLIDVVNKYQGQGVLNLLALDGVVEQVDAAILELRPLTNPPAPEDGVTSIAR; translated from the coding sequence ATGAGCACAGAGGGATTTAGCGGTCGAGAGACCGCCGACATTGTTGGCATCACCTACCGCCAACTCGATTACTGGGCCCGCACCGACCTGATCCGGCCGTCGCTCGCCGATGCCAAGGGGAGTGGTTCGCGGCGGCGATACTCCTACAAGGACCTCATCGAGTTGCGCATGATCAAGACCCTGATCGATGCCGGACAGCGCCTCGATCGGGTGCGTTCCGCCTTTCAATATTTGCGTGACCTGGGCGACGACTTATCGGCCGCTCAATTGGTGATTGCGGGGGACAGCGTCGTGCTCGTGCGCCCCGGCGAGAACCTGATTGACGTCGTCAATAAGTATCAGGGCCAGGGGGTACTCAACCTTCTCGCCCTCGACGGCGTGGTGGAGCAGGTTGATGCCGCCATCTTGGAACTGCGCCCCCTCACCAACCCCCCGGCCCCCGAGGATGGCGTCACCTCAATCGCCCGATAG